A single window of Nocardia sp. NBC_01327 DNA harbors:
- a CDS encoding helix-turn-helix transcriptional regulator yields the protein MSRSAADGEQIGKQVRRLRKERDLTQLQLADQVGCSRSLVQQIENGTRIPPLALRERLSSVLGERLPTTGNETEADVANSDLRMRFNILLGKDPAAVERVLAIAQSLVDASAAREEVAPLRDIAERQLERAEEVLTQIPSGSATVWEWNTINDWLTVLSRASRAICAIHTADLGTIGGDLGDEYHSAILRLAAGGIVVRRLYVLDEIADVVAYEDKIWQQVKAGVETVLVNRLHASNAQSMLIVDESYVTTGEYDYARRERVATRFSALKHDVRFAQSRFDKLYALTGGGLALVVNEVMAQPALARFQRLGEADCRPLFRAALAQAWNDGMVDSAEGAPR from the coding sequence ATGTCTCGCTCCGCCGCGGACGGCGAGCAGATCGGCAAGCAGGTCCGGCGACTCCGCAAGGAACGCGATCTCACGCAATTGCAGCTCGCCGACCAGGTGGGCTGCTCGCGCAGCCTGGTACAGCAGATCGAAAACGGCACTCGCATACCGCCTCTCGCGCTACGCGAGCGGTTGAGCTCGGTGCTGGGCGAGCGGCTGCCCACCACGGGCAACGAGACCGAGGCCGATGTCGCCAACAGCGATCTGCGCATGCGGTTCAATATCCTGCTCGGCAAGGACCCCGCGGCGGTCGAACGGGTGCTGGCGATCGCCCAGAGCCTCGTCGACGCCTCGGCCGCGCGCGAGGAGGTCGCACCGCTGCGTGATATCGCCGAACGGCAACTCGAACGCGCCGAAGAGGTTTTGACACAGATACCTTCGGGCAGCGCCACGGTGTGGGAGTGGAACACCATCAATGACTGGCTCACCGTGCTGAGCCGCGCGTCGCGGGCGATCTGTGCCATTCACACCGCGGACCTGGGCACCATCGGCGGCGATCTGGGCGACGAGTACCACAGCGCCATCCTGCGATTGGCCGCCGGCGGGATCGTGGTGCGCCGGCTCTATGTCCTCGACGAGATCGCCGATGTGGTGGCCTACGAGGACAAGATCTGGCAGCAGGTCAAGGCCGGGGTGGAGACCGTCCTGGTGAACCGGCTGCACGCCAGCAATGCGCAGAGCATGCTCATCGTGGACGAGAGTTATGTGACCACAGGCGAATACGACTACGCCCGGCGCGAGCGCGTCGCGACGCGATTCTCCGCGCTCAAGCACGATGTGCGGTTCGCGCAGAGCCGGTTCGACAAGCTCTACGCGCTCACCGGCGGCGGCCTGGCGCTCGTGGTGAACGAGGTCATGGCGCAGCCGGCGCTGGCGCGGTTCCAGCGGCTCGGGGAGGCGGACTGCCGCCCGCTGTTCCGTGCGGCGCTGGCGCAGGCGTGGAACGACGGCATGGTCGATTCGGCCGAAGGCGCGCCCCGGTGA
- a CDS encoding ABC transporter permease translates to MTVLTEAPAPAVPAPRIERVPTVVHIGIGAALRQSLTMAKRGMLTFRHSPQLLYDAVLLPIIGPLLFGSVFGTAIAGSMHAYLPTLIPGVLVQIVLTSSVATGVQLSEDIRSGVFDRFVSMPIARSAPVTGALVAGATRYVIAALMVLIVGFGMGYRPDHPGGLIAGALLVVLATTAMSWIFAFIGVTVARPAAVQGMSMLVLTFLSFASNALVPVQAMPAWLRHVSDYNPVSHLVAAVRTLADTGHAGSDLVWSALAALLVAIVFAPLTVRTLRNR, encoded by the coding sequence ATGACCGTCCTCACCGAGGCTCCGGCGCCCGCCGTTCCCGCGCCGCGCATCGAGCGGGTCCCCACCGTGGTGCACATCGGAATCGGTGCGGCCCTGCGGCAATCGCTGACCATGGCCAAGCGCGGCATGCTGACCTTCCGGCACAGCCCGCAATTGCTCTATGACGCAGTGCTGTTGCCGATCATCGGCCCGCTGCTGTTCGGCAGTGTCTTCGGCACCGCCATCGCCGGCAGTATGCACGCGTACCTGCCCACGCTGATTCCGGGCGTGCTGGTGCAGATCGTATTGACGTCCTCGGTGGCCACCGGCGTGCAGCTGTCGGAGGACATTCGCTCCGGCGTCTTCGACCGCTTCGTCTCCATGCCGATCGCGCGATCAGCCCCGGTCACCGGCGCTCTGGTCGCGGGTGCGACAAGATACGTGATCGCCGCGCTCATGGTGCTGATCGTCGGATTCGGCATGGGCTACCGGCCGGACCACCCCGGCGGCCTGATCGCGGGCGCGCTGCTGGTGGTGCTCGCGACCACGGCCATGAGCTGGATTTTCGCCTTCATCGGCGTGACCGTGGCCCGCCCGGCCGCGGTCCAGGGCATGTCCATGCTGGTGCTGACCTTCCTCAGCTTCGCCTCCAATGCCCTGGTGCCGGTGCAGGCCATGCCCGCCTGGCTGCGGCACGTCTCCGATTACAACCCCGTCTCGCATCTGGTGGCGGCCGTGCGCACTCTCGCCGATACCGGCCATGCCGGATCCGACCTCGTCTGGTCGGCGCTGGCCGCACTGCTCGTCGCGATCGTCTTCGCCCCCTTGACCGTTCGTACCCTGCGTAATCGCTGA
- a CDS encoding AurF N-oxygenase family protein has product MASAPVKADPTVELAQQYAEKVLLLSQGSVDKHFDPFTDIDWDSPDFAVDARDRRWILPEAGDMFARHPWYQALSEARKIEIGLWRQANIAKVGLQFETLLIGGMVQHTFKLANGDPEFRYCTHEVIEECNHTLMFQEMVNRIGIDVPGMGPILKRLTYVVPPLASIFPNLFFMAVLSGEEPIDHIQKSILRAGEQVHPIMRGVMAIHIAEEARHISFAHEFLEHHVPQTNPLEKLVLSLAFPIVMWIGGRAIIIPPRAFFREFGIPAQVRKEVFFGSSDSKETFAGYFGDVRALAKRIGLMNPVSKTVWRVLGIGGSTTRYRSEPDRTRAE; this is encoded by the coding sequence ATGGCGTCAGCACCCGTAAAAGCCGATCCCACGGTCGAACTCGCACAGCAGTATGCCGAGAAGGTGCTGCTGCTGTCGCAGGGCTCGGTCGACAAGCACTTCGATCCTTTCACCGATATCGATTGGGACAGCCCCGATTTCGCGGTGGACGCGCGTGACCGCCGCTGGATTCTGCCCGAGGCCGGGGATATGTTCGCCCGGCATCCCTGGTATCAGGCCCTGTCCGAGGCTCGCAAGATCGAGATCGGGCTGTGGCGCCAGGCCAATATTGCCAAGGTGGGCCTGCAGTTCGAGACGCTGCTCATCGGCGGCATGGTGCAGCACACCTTCAAGCTGGCCAATGGTGATCCCGAATTCCGCTACTGCACCCACGAGGTCATCGAGGAGTGCAACCACACCCTGATGTTCCAGGAGATGGTGAACCGCATCGGGATCGATGTGCCGGGGATGGGGCCGATCCTCAAACGGCTCACCTATGTGGTGCCGCCGCTGGCGTCGATCTTCCCGAATCTGTTCTTCATGGCGGTGCTGTCGGGTGAGGAGCCGATCGACCACATCCAGAAGTCCATCCTCCGCGCCGGCGAGCAGGTGCATCCGATCATGCGCGGTGTCATGGCGATTCATATCGCCGAGGAGGCGCGGCATATCTCCTTCGCGCACGAGTTCCTCGAACACCATGTGCCGCAGACGAATCCGCTGGAGAAGCTGGTGCTCTCGCTGGCCTTCCCGATCGTCATGTGGATCGGCGGCCGGGCGATCATCATTCCGCCGCGCGCGTTCTTCCGGGAGTTCGGCATTCCGGCGCAGGTGCGCAAGGAGGTGTTCTTCGGATCATCCGACTCCAAGGAGACCTTCGCGGGGTACTTCGGGGATGTGCGGGCGCTGGCCAAGCGCATCGGCCTGATGAATCCGGTGTCCAAGACGGTGTGGAGGGTGCTCGGCATCGGCGGTTCGACCACGCGTTATCGCTCGGAACCGGACCGTACCCGGGCAGAGTAG
- a CDS encoding aminotransferase class V-fold PLP-dependent enzyme — protein MTIVRTPAPFAATVPEAFAPSVIFLNAAGHGLTPKSVAAAVEAAERQRVTGEFDSVAVDSAVHDCRVAFGGLTGFDARQIAIGAQVSALVGLVAESLPPGAKVIVPEGEFTSVLWPFLARRDLEVRTAPLSELAAAIRPGDAVVAAAVVQSADGGVLDVPAVVDAAHASGARVLLDVSQAAGWFPVRDTAADWIVSVGFKWLLGPKGTAFLAGTDAALDTLRPLAAGWYAGDDPWTSVYEPVLGLAADARRFDVSPVWSAWLGQVPALDLVQSLGIENIQRHNVALTNRLRTGLGLPESNSAIVSVEATPEALQRLSAAGIVGAIRAGRLRLACHLYNTEAEIDRTLDVLIG, from the coding sequence ATGACGATCGTTCGCACTCCGGCGCCGTTCGCGGCCACCGTCCCGGAGGCGTTCGCGCCCTCGGTGATCTTTCTCAATGCGGCGGGCCACGGCCTGACGCCGAAGTCGGTCGCCGCCGCGGTCGAGGCGGCCGAGCGGCAGCGGGTGACCGGCGAATTCGACAGTGTGGCCGTCGATTCGGCCGTCCACGACTGCCGGGTCGCGTTCGGCGGGCTGACCGGGTTCGACGCCCGGCAGATCGCGATCGGGGCGCAGGTCTCGGCACTGGTCGGCCTGGTGGCGGAGAGCCTGCCGCCGGGCGCGAAAGTCATTGTGCCCGAGGGTGAATTCACCTCGGTGCTATGGCCGTTCCTGGCGCGGCGGGACCTCGAGGTCCGTACGGCGCCGCTGTCCGAGCTGGCCGCCGCGATCCGTCCCGGGGATGCGGTGGTGGCCGCGGCCGTGGTCCAGTCGGCCGACGGGGGCGTGCTGGATGTGCCCGCGGTGGTCGATGCCGCGCACGCGTCCGGCGCCCGGGTGCTGCTCGATGTCAGTCAGGCCGCGGGCTGGTTTCCGGTGCGGGACACCGCAGCCGACTGGATCGTGAGCGTGGGCTTCAAATGGCTGCTGGGTCCGAAGGGCACCGCCTTCCTGGCCGGGACCGATGCGGCACTGGACACCCTGCGGCCGCTCGCCGCGGGCTGGTACGCCGGGGACGATCCGTGGACGTCGGTCTACGAACCGGTCCTCGGTCTGGCTGCGGACGCCCGCCGATTCGATGTGTCACCGGTGTGGTCCGCATGGCTTGGGCAGGTGCCCGCGCTGGATCTTGTGCAGTCCCTCGGGATCGAGAATATTCAGCGGCACAATGTGGCGCTCACCAATCGCCTGCGCACGGGACTCGGCCTGCCCGAGTCGAATTCGGCCATCGTCTCGGTCGAGGCCACACCCGAGGCATTACAGCGATTGAGCGCGGCGGGGATTGTCGGAGCAATCCGCGCGGGTCGACTGCGGCTGGCGTGCCACCTGTACAACACGGAGGCCGAGATCGACCGCACACTGGATGTGCTCATCGGATAG
- a CDS encoding flavin-containing monooxygenase, producing the protein MTRHVDVLIIGAGLSGIGMACHLTRENTGRSYLILERRTAIGGTWDLFKYPGIRSDSDMYTFGYGFRPWIGTKVLADGPHIRQYVEDTAAEYGVTDHIRFGRKMTTASWNSEAGVWTVEALDESTGQAETYTANFLVGCTGYYDYDKGYRPEFPGEDKFTGQIVHPQHWPEDLDYTGKRVVVIGSGATAITLIPAMSDKAAHVTMLQRSPTYIAALPANDPVAVGLKFAKVPAAIAYKAGRARNIALQRASYQLSRTNPAASRKLMLAMVRAQIGSGIDMRHFTPSYNPWDQRLCVVPNGDLFKVLRSGKASIATDHIDTFTETGIRLKSGEELPADIIVSATGLQVQMLGGATLEVDGESLQTRDLVAYKGALLSNVPNLMVILGYTNASWTLKADLAAEYFCRLLNHMKAEGYTEVVAIPEEGDRSEASLMGGALTSGYIQRGDGVMPRQGTRGPWLVINNYFRDRTMLRKGAIEDGILRFRRGARKAVGVPAESRSA; encoded by the coding sequence ATGACGCGGCATGTCGACGTACTGATCATCGGCGCTGGCCTGTCCGGAATCGGCATGGCCTGCCATCTGACCAGGGAGAACACGGGTCGCAGCTACCTGATTCTCGAGCGTCGCACCGCGATCGGCGGTACCTGGGATCTGTTCAAGTACCCGGGCATTCGCTCCGACTCCGATATGTACACCTTCGGCTACGGCTTCCGGCCCTGGATCGGCACCAAGGTGCTCGCCGACGGCCCGCACATCCGCCAGTACGTCGAGGACACCGCCGCCGAATACGGGGTCACCGACCACATTCGTTTCGGCCGCAAGATGACCACCGCGAGCTGGAACAGCGAAGCCGGCGTCTGGACCGTCGAAGCGCTCGATGAGAGCACCGGTCAGGCCGAGACCTACACCGCCAATTTCCTGGTCGGCTGCACCGGTTACTACGACTACGACAAGGGCTACCGGCCCGAGTTCCCCGGCGAGGACAAGTTCACCGGTCAGATCGTGCACCCGCAGCACTGGCCCGAGGATCTCGACTACACCGGCAAGCGCGTGGTGGTCATCGGCAGCGGCGCGACCGCCATCACGCTGATTCCCGCCATGAGCGATAAGGCCGCGCATGTCACCATGCTGCAGCGCTCGCCCACCTACATTGCCGCGCTGCCCGCCAACGACCCGGTCGCCGTCGGCCTGAAGTTCGCGAAAGTGCCTGCCGCCATTGCCTACAAGGCGGGCCGTGCCCGCAATATCGCGTTGCAGCGGGCCAGCTACCAGCTCTCGCGCACCAATCCGGCGGCCTCGCGCAAGCTGATGCTCGCCATGGTGCGCGCGCAGATCGGCTCCGGAATCGATATGCGGCACTTCACCCCGTCCTACAACCCGTGGGATCAGCGGCTGTGCGTGGTGCCCAACGGTGATCTGTTCAAGGTGCTGCGCAGCGGTAAGGCCTCCATCGCCACCGATCACATCGACACCTTCACCGAGACCGGCATTCGCCTGAAGTCCGGCGAGGAGCTGCCCGCCGATATCATCGTGAGCGCGACCGGCCTGCAGGTGCAGATGCTGGGCGGGGCCACCCTCGAGGTGGACGGCGAGAGCCTGCAGACCCGAGATCTGGTGGCGTACAAGGGCGCACTGCTCAGCAATGTCCCCAACCTCATGGTCATCCTGGGCTACACCAATGCCTCCTGGACCCTGAAGGCCGACCTGGCCGCCGAGTACTTCTGCCGCCTGCTCAACCATATGAAGGCCGAGGGTTACACCGAGGTCGTGGCGATTCCCGAGGAGGGCGACCGCTCCGAGGCCTCGCTCATGGGCGGCGCGCTGACCTCCGGCTACATCCAGCGCGGTGACGGCGTCATGCCTCGCCAGGGCACCCGCGGCCCGTGGCTGGTCATCAACAATTACTTCCGCGACCGCACCATGCTGCGCAAGGGCGCCATCGAGGACGGCATCCTGCGCTTCCGTCGCGGCGCCCGCAAGGCCGTGGGTGTCCCGGCCGAATCCCGTTCCGCCTGA
- a CDS encoding pyridoxal phosphate-dependent aminotransferase — protein sequence MTDAAAVLCPDPVHMTNRSDERKKFARAYLGAEPWFPGTAGRTYRGVIDAYHGETGLRMDADTVAALNTAWLEVMTRTQPDEYRDGLLYDKRQPLILRKLAAEQLFQRLSAPAPGVPGLRVDPGEVIVCPYSSTVLLEEAIATIARPGGVLVCPEGYYKSASVHVAKYGLRMVSSPATADDSFKVDPAALERCLQEHARQGNLCGVMLTLPGNPVVAEYTVAELTEIGRVLVAAEVPIICDMSFDLLVEDHLPIAALSVPTPDGPVRLYDRVLSITGNSKAYNAFGPCKLGAACTGNTGWLDEIRDRLRVSFQRETTHLARATIEHTTGELLARNRTLLRGQVDAACALVRAVNARFGAELIRPLGSRQGMFLTVEFEPGLMAAAGVRTSSELEDLLLTVAGIDCVALDRTGSRRLGVRLNVAAPRYGAGQEEDAPQLLAELFDRMEYLLGRLRTGMSYGDALLERRIPAIPVAS from the coding sequence GTGACCGACGCCGCAGCCGTACTGTGCCCGGATCCGGTGCACATGACGAACCGCTCGGACGAGCGCAAGAAGTTCGCTCGCGCCTATCTCGGTGCGGAGCCCTGGTTTCCGGGCACCGCGGGCCGGACCTATCGCGGTGTCATCGACGCCTATCACGGCGAGACCGGACTGCGGATGGACGCGGACACGGTCGCGGCCTTGAACACCGCATGGCTCGAGGTCATGACCCGCACCCAGCCGGACGAGTATCGGGACGGGCTGCTCTACGACAAGCGGCAGCCGCTGATTCTCCGGAAACTGGCGGCGGAGCAGCTTTTTCAGCGCCTGTCCGCACCGGCTCCGGGCGTACCCGGCCTCCGGGTCGATCCGGGCGAGGTCATCGTGTGCCCGTACTCGAGCACCGTTCTGCTCGAGGAGGCGATCGCGACCATCGCGCGACCGGGCGGTGTGCTGGTGTGCCCGGAGGGCTACTACAAGAGCGCCAGCGTGCACGTCGCCAAGTACGGGCTGCGCATGGTGTCGAGCCCGGCGACCGCGGACGATTCGTTCAAGGTGGATCCGGCCGCGCTCGAACGCTGCCTGCAAGAGCATGCGCGCCAGGGGAATCTGTGCGGTGTCATGCTCACGCTGCCCGGCAATCCGGTGGTCGCGGAGTACACCGTCGCGGAACTGACCGAGATCGGCCGGGTCCTGGTCGCCGCCGAGGTGCCGATCATCTGCGATATGTCCTTCGATCTGCTGGTGGAGGACCATCTGCCGATCGCCGCGCTGTCGGTGCCCACGCCGGACGGCCCGGTGCGGCTCTATGATCGTGTGCTCAGCATTACCGGTAACTCCAAGGCCTACAACGCCTTCGGGCCGTGCAAACTCGGTGCGGCCTGCACCGGGAACACCGGGTGGCTGGACGAGATCCGGGACCGGTTGCGGGTGTCGTTCCAGCGGGAGACCACCCATCTGGCCCGTGCCACCATCGAGCACACCACCGGTGAGCTGCTGGCGCGCAACCGCACCCTGCTGCGCGGCCAGGTGGATGCGGCCTGTGCGCTGGTGCGCGCGGTCAATGCCCGGTTCGGCGCCGAACTGATCCGCCCGCTCGGCAGTCGGCAGGGCATGTTCCTCACCGTCGAATTCGAGCCGGGACTGATGGCCGCCGCGGGCGTGCGCACCAGTTCGGAGCTGGAGGACCTGCTGCTCACCGTGGCCGGAATCGACTGTGTCGCTTTGGATCGCACTGGTTCCCGGCGGCTGGGTGTGCGGCTCAATGTGGCGGCGCCGCGCTACGGTGCCGGTCAGGAGGAGGACGCGCCCCAGCTGCTGGCCGAGCTCTTCGACCGGATGGAATACCTGCTCGGACGGCTGCGCACCGGTATGTCCTACGGAGATGCCCTGCTGGAGCGCCGAATTCCCGCCATCCCCGTCGCGTCATGA
- a CDS encoding PadR family transcriptional regulator produces MLDILILGMLSLRPLSGYDLGKWMDGPGRFIGYRVSLPQVYRTLGKLVDRGLVEFDVDARAGKPDAKVYRLTEAGRQAHLDWARSPYEPAPRPMDPDFMLRFIFAGMLGRDTAIAVLRTELDYRLAQVRTPTRVGELEGALAPIGEIDAGWTGQVLRAAHEQGRASTASYIGWLQVTLADFENRPED; encoded by the coding sequence ATGCTGGACATCCTCATCCTGGGCATGCTGAGCCTGCGCCCGCTCTCGGGTTATGACCTCGGCAAGTGGATGGACGGTCCGGGGCGCTTCATCGGCTACCGGGTCTCGCTGCCGCAGGTCTATCGCACGCTCGGCAAACTCGTCGATCGCGGACTGGTCGAATTCGACGTGGACGCCCGGGCCGGTAAACCCGATGCCAAGGTGTATCGGCTGACCGAAGCCGGTCGGCAGGCCCATCTCGACTGGGCGCGGAGCCCGTACGAACCGGCGCCGCGGCCGATGGACCCCGACTTCATGCTGCGGTTCATATTCGCCGGAATGCTCGGGCGCGACACGGCGATCGCTGTGCTGCGCACCGAGCTCGACTATCGGCTGGCCCAGGTGCGCACCCCGACCCGGGTCGGTGAGCTCGAGGGTGCGCTCGCACCCATCGGCGAGATCGACGCCGGCTGGACCGGCCAGGTCCTGCGGGCGGCGCACGAGCAGGGGCGCGCCTCCACCGCCTCCTATATCGGCTGGCTGCAGGTCACCCTCGCCGATTTCGAGAATCGCCCCGAAGACTGA
- a CDS encoding alpha/beta fold hydrolase, translated as MRTIAGITAVLAIAGFTQAGTAAAAPQAATPLDTLTACATHADAPVLLIHGTNASVEKSLGPVRQALLDDGRCVYGLEYDSQQPISVSADYFAAAVDRITELNGASSVDVVGKSQGALIARATSLEFTARPVNPVRAVVAVSGPQYGVGKTVAGVDIAPLVAPVIPPNTSALTDMLAGSAYLTRLNSGPMVAPGVRYTMIASRDDELVTPYTSAFIDAPGVTNIVLQDGCPDDHAGHIAESTDPRSVDLVLNALDPVRHPALRCTPNEDRK; from the coding sequence GTGCGCACCATCGCGGGCATCACCGCCGTACTGGCGATCGCCGGCTTCACCCAGGCGGGTACGGCCGCCGCGGCGCCGCAGGCCGCCACACCGCTGGACACTCTCACCGCCTGCGCGACCCACGCTGATGCGCCGGTGCTGCTGATCCACGGCACCAATGCCTCGGTGGAGAAGAGTCTCGGCCCCGTGCGGCAGGCGCTGCTCGATGACGGCCGCTGCGTCTACGGCCTCGAATACGACTCCCAGCAACCGATTTCGGTGTCGGCCGACTACTTCGCCGCGGCGGTGGATCGCATCACCGAGCTGAACGGCGCGAGTTCCGTCGATGTCGTCGGTAAATCGCAGGGCGCCTTGATCGCCCGGGCGACCAGCCTGGAATTCACTGCCCGCCCGGTGAATCCGGTGCGCGCGGTGGTCGCCGTCAGCGGCCCGCAATACGGTGTCGGCAAGACCGTGGCCGGGGTCGATATCGCGCCGCTGGTCGCCCCCGTCATACCGCCGAACACCTCGGCGCTGACCGATATGCTCGCCGGTTCCGCCTATCTGACCAGGCTCAACAGCGGTCCGATGGTTGCGCCCGGCGTGCGCTACACCATGATCGCCAGCCGGGACGACGAGCTGGTGACGCCCTACACCTCGGCCTTCATCGATGCGCCCGGTGTCACCAATATCGTGCTTCAGGACGGCTGCCCTGATGATCACGCGGGACATATCGCCGAGTCCACCGACCCCCGATCCGTCGATCTGGTGCTCAATGCCCTCGATCCGGTGCGGCATCCCGCTCTGCGCTGCACCCCGAACGAGGATCGGAAGTAG